The genomic DNA ATTACGAGATAAATGATAATTTATTGAGAAAGTATAAGTTTGTTTCTTCATATAACTTTTCTTTATAAAAAATGTTAAACTCATCTTTAATGAAAAAAATAAAAAGATTTATTCTGTTATCACTTTTTCTTTCTACAATTTTTATCTTTATCTCTGCAAATCTTTCTTTTGCCTCAATTTTTTCCTTTAATCTCTCAGGAGAATGGAAATTGATAGAGACACAGAATAAATCCATTCCTTCTGAAAATATCAAATGGAAAAAGGTTTCTGTGCCCGGCTATATAACAGGACATTATTATCCTTATGCTTGGTATAAAAAAAGTTTCAAAATACCTGAAAGATATGGCAGTGATTTTTTAAAAGGTAAAAAGGTATTTATTGTCTTTGATGCAGTCAAATGGTCAGCAGATGTCTTTATAAATAAAAAATTTGCAGGAAGCCATAAAGGCGGCTTCACTCCTTTTGAAATTGATATAACCCGGCTGATAAAAAAAGAAGGTGAAAACGATGTTCTTGTCAAAGTCTATAATATGCAGAGTGTAATGGAAAACAATAAAAGCAGAAAATTGCTATATCCACCGGGCTGGCACAAGGGCATAAATCTTCACGGTATATGGGGAAATGTTAGAATTGATATTCGTCCTGAAATATTTATCCAAAATATTTCAATTTTTACATTCGTAAAAAGCAAGAGGATTTCCATTTCTGCTGAGGTAAAAAATTCCTCAAGTAAACCATATACGATAGAATTATTGCATTCAGCCATAAGAAAAGGGAAAAAAGAAATTTCATTCAAAAGTGGAAGAGTTACAATTCCTGCAGGTCAGATGAAAAAAATTTCAACCATTTCAAAATGGGAGTCGCCAAACCTATGGGCACCTGGTTCTCCAATCTTATATGAGCTTGATAGCTCTCTAATTTTAAACGGGAAAAAAATTGACAATAGAAAAGACACTTTTGGATTTAGAGAGTTTACTATTCAAGGAAATGAATTTGCATTAAATGGCAAAAAAATTCATCTCTTCGGCACTTGCTTCCATATTGCAGATGTCTATGACCATCTGAATCCTCCATCTGCAGAGCGCACTTTTGAACTTTTAAAATATGCCAATATAAATACAGTGCGCCTTATGGACCAGCCATGGCCCAAGGATTGGTACGATATAGCAGACCGTATGGGAATATTTATAATTGGTGATAGCGCAATAACTCCTGATGGTTCACAAAAGATTTCTGATTCAAGGTTTTGGGAAAATGCCACTGAACACATAAAATCGAATATTCAAAACAATATCAATCATCCTTCCATAATAATCTGGAATCTTTCAAGTGAAATTGACAGCGCATTGAGTCAAAATAAACAGATAAGCAAAGCAGAACTTGAAAGAAAAATGGAAAGACTGAAATTTGAAGCTTCTATGATTGACCCTGTTAGGCCAAAGATGAATGAAGGTGTAATGGATTTTGGAAATGCAGACATAGAAAATGTCCATTATCCACGAGAGTATGTATACGATTTGAATATGGGAGGAAGCCACTATCAATACCCCAATACAGCCTTCTGGTTTAGATTAGACAAAAAGAGAGGTCTTAGAAAAAATCCTAAAATTCCATATTACATCGGAGAAACCCTTTGGGAACCATCAAGAACTCCCGATGGTGACACCGTGTTTGTTGGAGATGATGCTTATATCAATTTTTTATATTTCAAAGAGCTTGCCAAAGCCAAAGCTCTTCTTATGCAGTTGACAGCATATCGTTTTACTGACTTGCCCGGCGTCAGTCCATGGAATGTCTTTGAAGAAAAATTTTGGGGATACAGCTGGAACGACAAGCATATTCCTCAAATAACTCCAATGGTTGAGTCATGCAGGAAAGCTTTTGCGCCCATAACCGCTTTCATCAAAGAATATAATTCCCGCTTTTTTTCAGGTTCCATTCTAAAAAGGAACATTGCGGTATTCAATGACAGTTTCGAAGACAAATTCCTGAAATTAGAAATTTCAGTTTCTTTTGATAACAATACAATAACAAAAAAAGCAGATGCGTTCTTTATTAAATCAGGAGACAAGCATTTAGTGAATCTTTCAATTCCTCTTCCTCATTGTAAAAAGAGAAAAGAATTTTTTCTAAACATAAATATTTTTGACAGAAAGGGGAAAAACCTCTTTTCAGATTCCATTCCCTATTCACTTTTCCCTGCAAGGAATAATAAACAAATTGAAGATAAAAAAATAAAGATATTCGATCCAGAAAATTCACTATCATTTTTGTCTCTTTCTAATGAATATTTCATAAACAATGAAGATTTAAAAAATCTGCAAATAGAGAATATTCTCATTGTTGGAGAAAACGCTTTAAGCAGTCCTTTTCTGCAAAGGAATACGATTAAGGACATCTCTAACTTTCTTAAAAGAGGAGGGAGAGCTTTAATTCTTAAACAGGAAAAAATTCCTCAAGAAATAGTTTCGATTAAAACAACTCGCCATTCTCCTACTATGGTTTATATGAGAGCAAAAGGCCATCCAATTTTCAATGGAATCCAAGAGGATGACCTCTCTTTTTGGAATGGCAACAATATAGTGGCAGAAAAGTGCTTTTATAAGATTGAAAATAAAAAAATAAGATATTTAGCTGATGCAGGAGGGAAAGGAGGGCTGCTTTATACCCCATTGATTGAACTTTTTTCAGGCAATGGAAAAGCAGTCCTTTGTCAAATGAATCTTGCAGAAAAATTCAAATCCGAACCCTCAGCCCAAATTATCTTTTCTAATATAATAAACTATCTAAATTCTCAAAAGGGAAATAATACTCACACCGGAAAAATTTATTATATTGAAGGAAATGATGATTTACTCAAATACTTAAAGGCTTTCGGAATAAATCCAATAGATAGTAGAAACCAACTGCAGGTTTTAGAACAAGCTTCAAGATGCCTAATGTTTGCAAATCCAAATGCAAAGAGCAGTTTAGTAAATTCAGATATCATTGTAGAAAAAATCAAGGAAGGTAGTATCCTCTACATAAAAGAATTAACACCCTCAACAGTGGGAAAAATTGGAAGATTTTTGCCATACGACATAAAACTTGAAAAACCCATACATTTGCCTCCTTTCATTGTTTCTGATAGTCCTTTTATGTGGGGGATAAGCAATCAGGAATTATATTGGACTTCAGTAAAACCAGGGCTTGCTCAAAATCCTCTTCCTCTTAAAAGAGACATTATTCCATTTGCTATACACTTTGAGGATAATCAACTCGATGAGGATTACTCTCAAGAAGAACAAGAAATCGAAATAGATAAATCAGCTTTTATTAAAAATTCAAATATCATTTTTGAAATTTCTTCTGAGAAAAGAACAACTGCCAAATTTTCCCTATCGATTAAGCTGTTTAATAATAAGAGCCCCCAAAAAATCATATTCTCATTAAAAAATAATCTCTTCCCAAAAGGCAAACCTATGCAGGTATTCACAACCGTCAGCGAAGGTCAAAAAATAATTAAATCTTTTCTTCCCATTGAAAAGGGGAAAAACTCAATCTCAATAAAAATTGCCAAAGGAAAAAATAAAAATGTATCAAACATTGAATTATCAAGGTTATCTTATTCCTTTGTTTCAAATAAAAGCAGAATAATACCTTTGATTTTCCCTATAGGGTTAATTGAAGTCAAATATGGTAGGGGAATGATCATTATAGACCAACTCAATTGGGGAAGCGCCTTTCATGATTCTTCAAACTTCAAAAAAATCAAAAGGTTTATAAATACCTTTGTATTGAATCTGACTGAGCAAATTTTTTAAAAAAATCTTTATATTAAATTAAAAAAACTGTTAATATTGAACAAAAATCAATTATAGTCAGGAACCTTAAAAAAATTTATATTCCTTTTTTCAATAAATGGAATGGAGGATGAATTGTATGTGTAAAAAGATTATCATTTCTTTTTTTCTTTTTCAGCTTTTTCTACCACTAAGCATCTCTTTTTCACAAACTACAGGAAAAGTCAAAGGCACCGTTAAAGACGCTAAGAGCGGAGAAGTTCTTCCCGGCGTTACTATAACTGTTGATGGTACCGATGTAATCACCTTCACTGATGAAAAAGGCAAATTTGAAATTGAGCTTCCTGAAGGCACATATCACTTGCGTTCAGAATTTTTAGGTTATACGCCTGCCGAAGCTGAAAATGTCGTCGTTTCATCTGAAAAGGAAAATATCGTAAACTTTTCATTGAAAGAAATTGAAGCCATTAAAGGAGAAGAGGTAGTTGTTACAGGTGAAAGGATGAATGTCCCTATTTCCCGTGCGACAGCTTCAGTTGAAGTGGTAAGTTCAAAAAAATTCGAATTGAACGCCGGTGCTGATACTGCAGGGGATATATTAAAGAATACTCCGGGCGTGCAAATGGAAAGCGTAGGTGGAGCAGGTACAAGAAAAATAATTAAAATTCGAGGTCAAGGGTCACAGGTTGACAGCAATAGAGTGCTCCTTCTCATAGACGGCATTCCTGCACAATCTCCAAGGGTAGGCACAGGCGAAATTTCTGACTTTCCAGTTGAGATGATTGAACGAATAGAGGTTATGAAGGGTGCCGCATCAGCTATTTATGGCGGCACTGCACAAGCTGGGGTAATAAACATAATAACTAAAAAGGGAAGAAAGAAACCTGTTTTCAAATTCAATGCAAAAGTCAGCACCTATCAGCATCGAACTAACGCAAATCAGGATTGGACCCAATATTATGGAATATTTCATAGTTGGGGCGGCAAGAATTGGAATTATGCAATCAGTGCTTCCTACCTTTTTGCAAAGGGACTGACATATGCCGAAACAAAAAATATTGCAGTATTGCCTGCTAAACAAAGATTCATTTCCGTCAATTATCCCGGATTTCCCGGCTTCAAACCGAAAGAAAAAGCGACAGCGCCTCCATTTTTCAATCAAGATTTAAATGTATTGGAAGACACTGGAGATTTAGATGACAGTGAAAATTACAATATCAATGTAACTTTTGGGGCAACCTTATTTAAAGGAAATAAAATAAATTTGGCATTGGGATATGCTTTTCGAAAAAATCCTCAATCTTTCGGAGTATTAACAGTGCCTCCTATACAACTTCAAAGCGGAGGTAAAAGGGATTATTTCAATTTTTCCGACAATTGGGAAATCACTCCAAATCTTTCATATAGTTTAAAATTAAATCTTGCAAAAATTACAGAAACTGCAGACATGGTATTTTTCTCAAGCGATTTCGTATCAAAAAGAAATGCCGGATATTACAAAAGAAACAATATAGACCCATGGACAGATGTTGATTATTATAAAGGCACTGGTATTCCGGGCAATCCTGCCCCCTTTCATTATTTTTCAAAAAATTGGGATATTGACAACTCTATAACTTTCACTTCAGATATATTGGAAACCAAAGGGAATAGCCTTACCATTGGTCAATCATTCAGATGGGAGAAGGTTGACCTTCCACCGTCAAAAAATATGGGCAACCAAATATTCACAGAAACACCGCAGCACAGAAAATTTACTGCCATCTACTTTCAGGATGTTCAGAAATTTGGCAAATTGAATGTAAATATAGGCGGACGATGGGAACAAATTACAACATTTATAGATGACTGGGAAGATGAATTTTCACCACGCATCGCCTTAAATTACGAAATTAAACCTGGTACTTCCATAAGAGCATCAGTAGGACGTGCATTTAGGCCTCCTGAATATTCACATGTTTATTGGTTAAAAGGGCAGGGCGGAAATCTCTATGGTAATCCTAATCTAAAATATGAAATTACTTGGTCATATGAACTTGGATTCAAATTTCTAACGAAATATTTAAGCGGTGATATAGCATATTTTTATAGCCGCTATTCTGATCAAGAAGTTTCCGTCCCCTTGCTTGCAACAAATCCTGAATTAATCAACCTCAATAATCCGAAAAATGTCAAGTTTTTCAAAATATATAAAAGAAATAGAGAAATACTTGGTGAAGGTATTGCTAAAGCGGTAGAAGAAGTAATAGATTATTATATCCAAAAGGGATTTGTCACAAAGGACGAACTGATTCTTGAAGCGCAACGAGCAATCACATGGATTAACCGTGGTACTTCTGTCCATCAGGGATTTGATGTGAGTTTTGATATTTCAAATCCTTGGCTTCCTGAATTATCCTTTGGTGTAAATTACCTCTTTGACCGTGCAGTTGCAGAGGGAAGAAATCCATTTGACTTTTCACAGGGTGATGCTCCGAAACCGGTATACGGTATAAACAGCTTAGGAGGGAAAAAATCGCCGGTCCCCTTAATACTTCTCGAACTTCACGGAAACCGCTTAGTTGAAGTGCCAACCCATACCTTTAGATTAAGAACAAGTTACAGATTCCCATTCGGGCTTATAGCAACATTAAATGGAAGATTCAAAAGCACAAGCCAATTTAAATCAAGTTATTCTACAAGTGGTTCAATACCTCAACCTGAGCATTGGGTTTGGGATTTAGCCTTGGTCCAGCCATTTTTCAATGGAAAGATGAAAGTAAAATTTGCCATTGAAAATATATTCAGCAAACTTTACTATGAAGTTGGAATGATTCCATCGAGCGTGGCAAGATATGAATTGGGATTGAGTTGGGAGTTCTAATTTAAAAATTACTTGTTGAATAAATTTTCATCCTGTATTATTTTCACATAGTTGGCCAATAAAAGGGGAAAGTCTTTGACATAATTTCTTTTTTTTGTTAATAGACTGCCTCTTTAAAATCAGTGGGCCGTTAGCTCAGGTGGTAGAGCATCTGCCTTTTAAGCAGAGGGTCGCTGGTTCGAGTCCAGCACGGCTCAAACTTCATAAAAGGATGTCCCCATCGTCTAGTGGTCTAGGACACCGGCCTTTCACGCCGGCAACGGGGGTTCGACTCCCCCTGGGGACGTGTTTTTGCGGTTTTTTGGATGATATCTTTATTGGCTCTTTCAGGTAACTCCGGGATGTCGGTTTTTTGGACAACTTATTTCCTTTCT from Candidatus Schekmanbacteria bacterium includes the following:
- a CDS encoding TonB-dependent receptor → MEWRMNCMCKKIIISFFLFQLFLPLSISFSQTTGKVKGTVKDAKSGEVLPGVTITVDGTDVITFTDEKGKFEIELPEGTYHLRSEFLGYTPAEAENVVVSSEKENIVNFSLKEIEAIKGEEVVVTGERMNVPISRATASVEVVSSKKFELNAGADTAGDILKNTPGVQMESVGGAGTRKIIKIRGQGSQVDSNRVLLLIDGIPAQSPRVGTGEISDFPVEMIERIEVMKGAASAIYGGTAQAGVINIITKKGRKKPVFKFNAKVSTYQHRTNANQDWTQYYGIFHSWGGKNWNYAISASYLFAKGLTYAETKNIAVLPAKQRFISVNYPGFPGFKPKEKATAPPFFNQDLNVLEDTGDLDDSENYNINVTFGATLFKGNKINLALGYAFRKNPQSFGVLTVPPIQLQSGGKRDYFNFSDNWEITPNLSYSLKLNLAKITETADMVFFSSDFVSKRNAGYYKRNNIDPWTDVDYYKGTGIPGNPAPFHYFSKNWDIDNSITFTSDILETKGNSLTIGQSFRWEKVDLPPSKNMGNQIFTETPQHRKFTAIYFQDVQKFGKLNVNIGGRWEQITTFIDDWEDEFSPRIALNYEIKPGTSIRASVGRAFRPPEYSHVYWLKGQGGNLYGNPNLKYEITWSYELGFKFLTKYLSGDIAYFYSRYSDQEVSVPLLATNPELINLNNPKNVKFFKIYKRNREILGEGIAKAVEEVIDYYIQKGFVTKDELILEAQRAITWINRGTSVHQGFDVSFDISNPWLPELSFGVNYLFDRAVAEGRNPFDFSQGDAPKPVYGINSLGGKKSPVPLILLELHGNRLVEVPTHTFRLRTSYRFPFGLIATLNGRFKSTSQFKSSYSTSGSIPQPEHWVWDLALVQPFFNGKMKVKFAIENIFSKLYYEVGMIPSSVARYELGLSWEF